In Oscillatoria salina IIICB1, the following are encoded in one genomic region:
- a CDS encoding PIN/TRAM domain-containing protein: protein MIDAVIIIIFIVAAAGIGYDAVELLPDDVLTQVSNVEAVRWISASFTAIVGLAIGLTAQTTYRRIERRVSNTPIEVILTRAVGLAIGLLLANLMLAPIFLLPIPKEFSFIKPMIAILGSVLFAFLGVSLADTHGRTFLRLINPNSLETILLAEGTLKPACTKILDTSCIIDGRIEELLNTGFVEGQILIPHFVLQELQMLADSANDQKRIRGRRGLDILNRMQETYPEQINIHPADFEEITTVDAKLVHLAQEINGTLLTNDYNLNKVASLQKVAALNVNDLAQAVRPIYLPGDSLEVKILKEGKEAAQGVGYLEDGTMVVVDEGRDYLGSEIRVIVTSALQTSAGRMIFAKPQASMVA, encoded by the coding sequence ATGATAGATGCAGTCATCATAATTATATTCATCGTAGCAGCCGCCGGAATCGGCTATGACGCTGTAGAATTACTTCCTGACGATGTACTCACCCAAGTTTCAAACGTCGAAGCAGTACGTTGGATCTCAGCGAGTTTCACAGCGATCGTCGGTTTAGCGATCGGCTTAACTGCACAAACTACTTATCGTCGGATCGAACGGCGAGTTAGCAATACTCCGATTGAAGTTATTCTCACACGAGCAGTGGGTTTGGCGATCGGACTGTTACTAGCTAATTTGATGCTAGCACCGATTTTCTTACTACCAATTCCGAAGGAATTTAGTTTCATTAAGCCGATGATAGCTATTTTGGGTAGCGTCCTGTTTGCTTTTCTAGGAGTTAGCCTCGCTGACACTCATGGTCGCACTTTTTTGCGCCTGATTAATCCCAATAGCTTGGAAACGATTTTACTAGCAGAAGGAACGCTGAAACCTGCCTGTACGAAAATTTTAGACACTAGCTGCATTATTGACGGTCGCATTGAAGAATTGCTCAACACCGGATTTGTGGAAGGTCAAATTCTGATCCCTCATTTTGTCTTACAGGAGTTGCAAATGTTGGCTGACTCTGCTAACGATCAAAAGCGCATCCGGGGACGGAGGGGATTAGATATTCTCAACCGAATGCAGGAAACTTATCCAGAACAGATTAATATTCATCCGGCGGATTTTGAGGAGATTACTACGGTAGACGCTAAGTTAGTGCATTTGGCTCAAGAAATTAATGGTACGCTTCTGACTAATGACTATAACCTTAATAAAGTTGCTAGTTTGCAGAAAGTGGCAGCACTGAATGTGAATGATTTAGCGCAAGCGGTACGCCCAATTTATCTCCCAGGAGATAGTTTAGAGGTCAAAATTCTTAAGGAAGGTAAGGAAGCTGCTCAAGGAGTTGGTTATCTCGAAGACGGTACGATGGTGGTAGTGGATGAAGGACGGGATTATCTGGGTTCAGAAATTCGGGTAATTGTTACTTCGGCTTTGCAAACTTCGGCGGGAAGGATGATTTTCGCTAAACCTCAAGCTTCGATGGTGGCTTAG